The genomic window ATCCAGGGGCTTGCTGGCCAAGAACTAGGCCAGGAAAAAGGCCtgaggacaaaacaaaaaaaagtggacaacaaacaaaaagcatagtTGACCTCGTCAACCACCTGTCTCCACTCCAGAAATGTCAGACAGATTGCTGCTGTGTGTTGGATTTCTCATTGGAAGTCCTAACTCACAGTAGGACTTTTCTTCTGCTAAGCAGGGTTTGAAGGCAGTTTTGTCTTATATTTATGCCTGAAATCTCTAATGTATGACTGAGAATAATATAAGGGTCCCACTGAGAGAGGTTTTGTAGTTTTAGCACTATTCAGGGTGTTCACTTTGTACCTAACATACTTAGAAAATCCTCCATCTCAAGGTTTGGAGTCAGCCAGGCCTGAGACCAAGGTCTTCATTTTCCAGAGCCTTCCAAAGGAGAAATTAGTCCCAGTCAATGGAGGCTGTCTGTGAACCCTGCCTGACGTGCTCTGTATCTTCTATTTTAGGAAtctctttcattttattcatattcCTGGGTTACAAAATCACTGGGAAATACTACATTATATGATCAATTTCTCTGTACTATAGGGAAATCATAACAAGGCAGAGAGATCATGGACAGATATTTCTTTAGAAAAACACAAGattgttctatttttttcattaaacctCAGATTTGGcctcatatatttacattaaaaaggCTATAATTTTCTAAAAGGAAATTGTACAGAATGATGGAATATGAACACATTAGCTTTTGATTTTATCTGATTTGCACATGTAATCACCATTTTACCAGTATTTTCgctctttccttcattctttcctctgcctctgagaCATTTTATTGTTCTAGTTACGTATTTCAATCTAGTGGATTAGACACAAAATCTCTCCTTTAAAAATATCAtgatcgggctggagagatggctcagcagttaagagcactgaatgctcttccagaggtcctacgttcaattcccagcaaccacatggtggctcacaaccgtctgtaatgggatccagtgctctcttctagtgtgtctgaagacagctaaagtgtactcacataaaacagACCGAcagacaaatctttttttaaaaaaaaaatgaggatccTTTGGCCGAGTCTAGCCAGGTGGGTTCACCTTATCCTCTTCCCaatgcccaggctagcctgggtccCACACCAGTTTCTTGACCTAGTCTGGTCACTCTTGCCCAAGCTGTTCCCAAAGTCTCCAATTCTGCCAAGTTCTACTCTGACTGTCCCAAGCCTACCAGGACCTCCAATACCACATCTAATCTCCATGGTAAACCAGATTCTGAATCGCTTTTTCCAGAGCCCAGGACCTAGTTAACCTACACCTAATCTGGAGGCTCTATTTGAGGCATATCTTACCTGGTAAGACAGCCATATCCTGCACATACTTCATCAGGGTCTTGTGGGGCACATTTGCCACAACACCATGCCACAAAACAGAAGAACTAGTAAAGCTGAGCAGGCCCAAACCCCagggaatctcagaattgagaagGGCAGGCGTGGGGCCAGCTCCCTGCCAATCTCTACTTGTTCCTGAACACATGACCAGGATGCCCCACTGAGAGGGCCATGACTACCTGTCATGTAGGACCAACACCCGAAGTCCCTTCCCATGCAAATAGAGCATCCCAGACAGCCAATGAGCAGCATCTATCCCTGGATCCTACACTACTCCCAACATATTTATAAGGTCCCTGTCTATCTACATGGTGTGTAGTACATGAGTGCATGAGTAATTTCACCAATTTCACGACAGTGGTTGTTTTATTGAGCTATAACACTCTTGGGAAGAGTTTTCTTCCCCGAAGAATTCATTGCTGGACCTTGAATCTACCTAGCAGGCCTGGCTCATGTCCCCGATACAACCGCTGCAGCTACCGGCTGTCCACAGCTACCCATAGGCACTTGCTGTTGAGTGCAGCTACTTCCCACTGCCTGCTTGACTGGCAGCTCCAACCGTGGTTCTCAGCTGCTTGCTGCTGCTCAGCCTGTCACCACTGCTGCCACTGGCACTGGCACTGCTCTGCTAGCCGGAGAAAGCTCCCCCTGGTGGAATGAATAAGGAACAGCTAGCAGACTGACCAGCTTAGGTAACAAGGCTCAGATCCACAGCTTTGACTTCACCCACTCCCAAATCTACATCATTTGTTAACAATTGGGGTGAGTGAAAAGGCCAGTCCAGCTGAtctaaagctgcaggatctccacgacacagggcaacaacaggataagcAGGAGGAGTCCTGGTGTGGATCCAAAACTGATGATGTCACAGAAACCAGAGACCTTGaatcagaccaatgactcattgcaatgaacatttgcaaatcaagatgtgtggacaaaaagATATAATGTGTATGGCACACTATGATATATTttctatactgtgtgtgtgtgtgtgtgtgtgtgtgtggatgtgtgaattttattttggggGAGAGGTTCAAGGATAGAGTGGGATACAaggagatggggagatgagtggtaCTGcagtgcatgatgtgaaactcacaaagaatcagtaaaaagGGATAGCCCATGGAAAACCGGATACAATCATTAGTCACCACAGAAACGTCAAGTTGAAGCACATACAAAATTGGATCCTTAAACTCACAGTGTAAGCAGGAAAATGGAAAGGAGAACAATTTCGTTCACCCATTAGATCTGCATGAATTCCAGCTTAAGGATAACACCATGTTCAGTGGGAAAATTGAGTAGtgaatctttatattgtttgggaAAGACCTGGCACCACCAATATAGGGAATGATATGATAGAATCTTGTAAAGCTGAAGTTGTTTAATTGTTATTATTTGGCAAATCAATTCCTTAGTAAACAAATGGGTTTGGAAAACTCAAAAAAAGTTAAATGATATGCATTCTTAAGTCTCCTTGTAAACCAATATCAAACCACTacaaatttggaaaaataaagcattttatagAAAAAGAAGTGAGGTGGCTCAATAGATTAGGAAACGAAATTCCTCTATCTTTtgtctacaaaaaaaaatcatagcattAAATATAAGGCCCAGCACTGCCATAAAGTGAAGGGATAGATCAAAGTCCTCCAATCCAACAggcacaggaaccaaggagaCGTTGCTATCCTAGTATCGGCTACTATATCACACCAATGGCCTTTGTTCAAGCCCTGTAGTCTACTAGTTGTGTGAAACTGCACATTACCAAAATCTGTGAGCTTCAGGTCTTTCATATATGAAGCGATTATGAAAAGCCTCATCTTCCAGGAATGCCTAAGTGtgtattaaatatgtaatattatggtactattttttttaaatacaaattctTGTTATGATTCATTTTCCTTCGATATTGTAGTACAACACACTATTTTTTAAACCAGTAACTATGTTAGAAATTATATCATAGTTCAGGAGAAAGAAAACCCTCTCAGGCAAAGTGAAACTTATCAAGAGAAACTATgtactattgtttttttttccttatgaaaaATCAATTTCAGTGTGAGGTCAACTTCCCCAATTGATACAACATAAATTTTTTTAtcgtttgttttgttgctttgttttggagAGAGTGTTTCAGTGTGGTCgtagctgtccttgaacttgctctgtagacagggctggctttgaactcagagatgtacgtgtctctgcctccacagtgctggtattaaagacatgtgcccCCACTACCCAGGACAGCACAATATTTTTCAAAACATACTTAACGGACCCTGAAACTTCCCTTCCCTGGAGTTGGCGGTCATGTTAAGCCACTTCAACTTTTATCCCTCTAACCTCTACTGAAAATATTTGGAAGTTACCAAATCGCATACAGTGTAACCAGATGAATGACCTTTTAAGAAACATGCTGTGGATGTCCCAGTCCATGTCAAAGAGTGCCAGCACAGTGTCTTCTAAGTGTCCTACTTTCCTTGAGGAATCACTCCTTTCTTGGATTATGAGTATAGAGAACACTCAGGGCATTCAGTGACCTTTAACTCCTGGCACAGCCTTACAAGATACTTCCTATTCTTTCCAGTTTTTCCCCAATTCCCCCAAATTAATGTCCAGGGCATTTTCCCTTTCACAGCTTCATTTCTTAACGCTGAGGGTCTCACTCCCACATCCTAAGCTAGCCCTCCCTGGTAACcacatttaaattatttcccaCTGATGAGGTTTCCTAAGACCCAACTTCGTATTAATCAAATAATTGCTAGTTGATTACATTCTTGTAaaatcctcttccttctcttcctttttctggaCAGTATAATTAATTGTATGTTTATTTATTACATCTTCGTTATCttagccccctccccccagtattAGCATGTAATCGCTAAGAGTAGGTGGTTAACCTATGTTTAGGGAACAATTAAACCTTTGAGCATTTGGACTTAACTGAATATTACTTATGTGcacaatttttaattgaaatattttcatacaataaaTTTTGATAACATTTTCCCCTATTCAACCTCCTCCCAGATAAATGAAGCAAAGACAtttaaatgtttgtatttttattttatcatataaagAGAAAAGTTTTGATGCAATTATTAACCACATTACCATTTTTCTATTTCTCCATCTCATATGTTTAATGATGAATTACTTAAAATTCCTCattaaaacaaagtttaaaattattttaaacaaaataacaattCTGTCTTATATTGAGGTAGGTAGattaacaaatacagaagtttCTCTGATTTCTGTTATAACGAAACTTACTCTGCATAAAGATGAATTTGTATGAAAACATAGTATATTGAGCTAATCAGATTGATGCATaaaaagaacatttgaaaaaCTGAAGGAAACAAAAAATGCAGATAACTTTTCAAACTGCCCATATAGATCAGGAACATAAAGCTCTTCACTACACTTCCTCTAGTCGCAAACAGTCCAGCATCATCCCTTTCTCTCACTGGCCTCTTGAACTTCAAGGTAAAATCAAAAACTCTTAACTTCACTAGGTATGAGAGGACCTGTTTGGCATGGCTGTGGGACCTTTAATTGGTATCAGCTGTTGTGTCACCAAGGACTGCTGCTGCTCCAGCtctttcttcctcatcttttAAAGCCTCATCGTACCGGGACTGGAAGGCACTTGGATCTATATGGTTGATCTTAGCCAAAAACTCCAGGATTTTCATCTTGCTTGTTTCAGCATGAGACCTTGGACCCCACAGAAATTCATACCTTGCAGGATGGCTGTCAGGTACTTGCCGATACTCCAGGTATTTAAGCTTCACTAAATCTTGAGTGATAAGCTTCCTGGGTTCCCcaaaaatgaaatgtttcttcCCATCGTATACTTTCATCTTATTCAGGAATTCCCAGATATTTTCCTCAGTGGCACAGTTTCCTTTCAGGAAGATCACCCCTAAGAGATTCATTAGCAGGCCAGTCTTGGGCAATCCCCTGCCTCTAGTCACAACGCCATTGTTAGGGAGATTCATTTTGCTAACCAGGGCATAGGAAGGCTTAGTAGAATCCACTTCCTTTAAGTCCATCCCAAGCACCACCTCTAAGCTGAACGAAACTCTTCTGAGGATCTCATGGAATTGTTCTCTATGGGGTTTGGAGATTATCTTCAACACATTTGCTTTTAGAATGGGCCTTCTTATTTTACACATGTGCATCATGTAGCTCACCACCAGGCGGACTGTACCAATGAGAGACTTTCTAGGGCGCTTCACAGTAGGGGGAAGAGCCTGGGAAGAACTTTGTTTTCTCACAGTTTTGTGCGTAGCTCCTTTATATGATCTTGTGAGAGAAGTACACGTAGACTCAGTGGTAGAAAGGGCTCTCTGAGGCACCTTGGAAGTGCTTTGTAACGCAGAAGCAGACTCCGTATGGGTAGTAACCCCCAAAtgaggagaagatggaggggaATAGCTTTTCTCCTCTGCTGCAGGTTCCTGGCCACCCTGGAGAGCCTGGGTCTCACCTCCAGCCTGGTGGCATTTTTCTCCACCGCGGAGCTTTTTCTTCTGACCCCGAGGCATAATGATCTTGCTCAGTGTGAGCTAGCAAGCCAGTGATTCTGCACCTGGAGAGAGATTGAAATTGCATAAATATCTCCATAGAGTGATAGCTTTTGGCTCTAGGGAGCCAATCTTTACAGGATTTGGTAAAAGTACTGCCCTAAGAACCCAGTGTGTCCTTGTTCTGACCAGACTGCCCTCTGATAGATAACCCTATGGAACTAATTAAAGTGTGCTTTAGACTGCAGCCTGCCATCACTTTTTGCTGTGCACTGGGAATGCAAGTGGTGGTGGAAGGTTTAATTCTCATGGATCTCCTTCAGTCTAAGATAGGAAGATCAGCTTCAAAGCCAATGTCATTATCATATCAAATTGTGAGTTTGCCTGGGCCCCTTCCTTGTGCAGCACTCATTTTGGATAACTCCATCTAATGCTCTCATTCCCTTCCATTGGCctttaggaagaaaagaaagagtacCCAAGCCCTCAACACTTTCCACAGTTTACTCAGTTCTAAGAGCTGACATGGGATCACCAAGAATGCATGCCCAGAAATATTCTGCCCACTGAATCTGACACCTCTGTTAGATAACAACTCACTCTCTGAAACTTTTAGTGCAAAACTTAGTGCAGCAGGTTTACTGGGATCACATAGGGCTGGGGAAATCCCTTAGGGAATAGATTTAGTGGGACCCTATAGACTGTGAGACTGGAAATGGTCTCCTTAATCCAAATTCAGGGTCTTAAACCCAGATAACTTTTAGAAATTCACATCCAATTGATTTGACAGATGCTGAGTTTTTCTTCCAAAACTTTTGTCCCATCACAAGGGAAATGAGGATGATCTATATCCTGTTACTGTAACCTGGGGTCTCTCCATACTGACAAGTGTTGCTAAGGAACATTCACTAATACAGAATCCATGTTTTTAGGTCCTCAGCATATCAAGTGGAGCCCAGTTCTCTGTGCTGTTCTGACATAAGTAATGCAAGCTTTAAATGAAACCTAGACCTTATTCAGTCACCATTAGAAGTGATCATTTTAAGTTTCAACAGGCTAACTCCTGTAAAGCTTCTCAAATGTTACAAGAGATACAGAACGCTCTGAGACTACCTATTTGTGAGATATGTCCTTTAATCACCACTTAAGAGTCTCACAACTGATTTTGAGGAAGACTCTCCCTTGCTAAACTGGTAGCCCGCCCATTAAATCCACTTACACAGGATTTTGTGACTTTCCAGGCACAAATGAGGGACATTTCAGTCAGGGAATTCTGTCAATTGAATGTTTTCTCTGCATCCTAGGATCCCTTCTTCTACCAACACAGGTTCACTACTATAAACATACTCCTTTCCTTCATTGGTCCTTAGAATGAAAATACAGGAGACAAAAAGGATTCCTCACTGTACTGATTGAAGTGCCTTTAGTCTCCAAAGGAAGCCACAGGCTTCTTCCCAACAAGAAGTCCTGTAGGTGGGACTTGTGGGTTTAAGTGAGGGCACACAACAAGGCATGGGCAGAAATCTGTGAAATTTGTGAAAATCGTTGTTTAGGGAacaattctatttttattctcaCAAGTACCTGTCAACTTTATCTTCGTTTTCAACAAGAACCAAGAAATGGGTTACCCACCCATTATAATCTATTAGGTTGTTGCTTTGACCATCAGGGCAGAAATGAGGAGCATCACAAACTGTTCATGGGCAGGAGAGGATTCAGTGGAGCAAGAATCTTCCCTCTACTGATTCAAGGCTGCTGCCCTGAAATGTAATACTCACCTTGCTTAGTTCTTACACCGGAAGTCTGGATATGTACAAACTAAATGGTCAACACCCAAATGGAAacagagttgttgttgttgttgttgttgtttttgatagATCTCCATCCCCTCCTCCATTTTTAGAGAGCATCCTCTCTCCAATACTGACCTGAATCACACACCTCCTAAACAAAATTTACACTTCCCTCAGTCAATAGGATCTGGGCAAACACACACTTCCCAATAACTGTTGATGGCCTCTAGTCAAAAAGACTCCTCCCTCAATCAGCTTACTGGATCTGGGCATGCTCAAACCTTCATTGAACCCCTGGGCGAGTATCACTTTGCTCCTCCTTCTGGAGGTTCTTAGGGATGTCAGCAGATTGGGTACCCTGGCTTTACTATTTTCGACCAAGACCTCTCTTGAAAATAGGGGGCTCACAAAATGCTATTAGGCTGCTTTTTGCGACTTTCCAGACAGGATGGGGGTGGGAAACGTGGCGACTTTCCAGACAGGATCGGGGTGGGGAACATGCTCCAGGAACATGTTTGCTGGCTTAACAGAGTGGATTCCAGGAATCTTGTGTTTCCTTGCTCTATAGACTCCAGTTCACCAGTATCAAACATAGTCCTCATCTTCCTTAGTCCAAACACAGTTCTCACCTTCCTTAGTCCTTTGAATGAAAATCAGTGTATATTACAAATGGTAACTACAAAACTATGTTGCCTGCCTTTGGCCAGCCAATGCTATTGCTATCACTGTGTACAAGAGATGCTACATGGCTATACTACTATGTAGAGTTGACTGATAGCAAGTTTGGAAAGACTTCCAAATGATGCCATACATTTTATGGTGGTGCATATTTTGTCCCATtcattggggaagtgcctctatgctCCTGTGTCTTAAAAGTTTCTTAGAAAACATGCCATTTCTAAAAAAATACTACATAGATTTCTTTACGGTCCACGTCCCAGGCTTGGAGTGAGATCAAGACACTGCTATACCAAGCAACAGGCCCAGAACAGGTAATCTTGAGAAGAAAGTAAAAATGATGCTGTTGATTCCTTGTATCCAAAAGTCAGAATGAGTCACTTATATTACTTCTATTTTCGTATACTTACCTATTTTGTGGGAAGGACATTTAAAAGATGCTTGCTATGCTTTTGAATATGTTTGAGATTACCTGACTTTATATATGTAGAGTCATGCTGTCATCATGTATTGTATTTTCTCTTCATTTGAAAATAGTTCTAtttgtattggttttttttttctttctttttggtttttccagacagggtttctctgtgcagccctggctgtcctggaacttactctgtagaccagtgtcaggagccataatgggacaagctaatatactagcagatgatcatcctgaaatgcctgcctcggattattatataatctgcaacaggtgagcccccattcagcaaggctATGGGGGACTAATTTTaagaaagattcctgctatttatatgcttttcttgttattatacatttataacaATCAAATaataatagcacacccctttggagcagatctctgcagattcaCGAAGACGTACTGTCtcatagtgatgctatgtagacaaatagatgacttaagttttattgacgattctataagaattcctaaaattatatctgtgattattaagctctttcatAATGGGGCTGCTACTAGGATCTTTTTCTGATAATCAAGACTggaatgagaactctgccagtctcccaagtgtcacaagttaattccTCTtggatggcaaccagactttctcctactcagagcacattgcaagaggttgtaaaacaattaaccaaaggtcataaaaagggaactaggatttattataggtgttaggacagaagataaaatattgactgggtttatctatacaaagcttcacttataacttagttatggttttaaactttctatgaacctgtagagaagacaaatgatagctagataattactccttatggatatgcatgtaaagattctctgttgtaaacttctgtttcaatttatgacttggtattttgtgtgaacatatgatgaactttgtaacgtgatcatgtattctgaaatatgtttaagggctgaggacaagagaaATCAGACCAGAAGAATTgagtgagaggaacagagctgagagaagaactgaactgaggagaaggttttagtcagaagagatCAAGATTAGGAGCATGCAGAGTcaaataacttagaaactataggtaacataaaataactaagagcagaaggagcaggcaggcttctccttaccatgggacaggacaggtcccatggtaaggacaagacaggtttagtcttattaagagaaacaaagcctttttcttacaaatgtggatttaattcatttagcattgaaagggtagaagctttttctttctcgatgcaataaatattggagtccatttttcatccagaatgagtgagttctttctgcagcAGTGCTTGGtattttgctccatatgcatatgtaagtatggatgtatgtgtaagtatgtaattgtgagaatgtaccatgtgtgtgtgtgtaagtatgaaattgtgagaatgcatgcaagctgagCCCAGCTGACTGAgtgaaaatatgtatgaagctgtatgtatgaatttatgtgagattatgcaaattcacttatgtagaagtttttctttctgcaagtgttattctcttctcctggttcagtagaagtttattgctcctaacttccccctagatgacaagcaagaggcatctggacaatagggaaaaggctctagcaactaatcctttacttcacctcctgctgttttaggatgaggtgttaaatgcctgagactgcagtctctggcttcagaggaacacggAAGGCGGGTCAGCTACTTTAGCATAGACTTAggtaagtaaactttttattatacaacctAGCTAAATTTTCCGTAAGAGaaagtcttaccccagaagttcataagacaaagtcttatccCCGCTGACGCTCTTCGCTCCCTCCACTGCTtcaagaagaaacacaaagaaaaaaacacctctgctggggctggcaCCTCTGCTGGGACTGGTCAGtctggcttgaactcagaaatccacctgactctgcctcctgagttctgggactaaagtcaTGTGTCACCACCACGtggtttatattaatatttttatttaaaaaatatttatttcatttcatgtgtatgagtgttttgtctgcaggtATGTGCACAACGTACATGTGTGGTCCCCAAGAGGTTAGATGAGGGtggttggatcccctagaactggagttataccATCAAGAGCTTCCATATGGGAGTTGGGAaacaaacctgtgtcctctgagaGAACAAAAAATGCTCTTAATTGATGAGTCATTTAACTAGCCCTTTATGAAAGTGTTCCTActctcccagggacaaaaccatcaaccaaagagtacacatggagttacccagggctgcagacacatcagcagcagagggtggccttgttggacatcaaagggaggagaggcccctggtcctggaaagacttgatgccatagtatagaggaatactaggacagggaagcagggggagggttgattggggaaggggagatggcttatgggattttggcggagggggaaccaggaaaggggccaacatttgaaatgtaaataaagaatatatctaattaaaaaaattaaaagtgtacCTAATAGCTTCATCATTCTAGTTCAATTCCTTTAGGCACAAACTTCTGTAATCCCTTAGGGAGTTGGGTTTAAGACTAGAGATGTGCTGTTTTCTATGAATACTGTTGGTAATATTCTATTGCACAATGGAAATTCCCTGAGACCTTTGTGATTATTTGAAAGAAAAGGGAATTAGTGGATACACTCGGACAagtgatggttcagtctctgcttggcttcttttaattatatatatatatatatatatatatatatatatatatatatatatatatatatatatattgtattggCTTGGTTCGGGTTTTTTAAGGGCAGattttcatgtagtccaggctagccttgaatttactaCATAACAATGGGTGAccctaaactctttttttttattcgatataatttat from Apodemus sylvaticus chromosome X, mApoSyl1.1, whole genome shotgun sequence includes these protein-coding regions:
- the LOC127674455 gene encoding melanoma-associated antigen B3-like; protein product: MPRGQKKKLRGGEKCHQAGGETQALQGGQEPAAEEKSYSPPSSPHLGVTTHTESASALQSTSKVPQRALSTTESTCTSLTRSYKGATHKTVRKQSSSQALPPTVKRPRKSLIGTVRLVVSYMMHMCKIRRPILKANVLKIISKPHREQFHEILRRVSFSLEVVLGMDLKEVDSTKPSYALVSKMNLPNNGVVTRGRGLPKTGLLMNLLGVIFLKGNCATEENIWEFLNKMKVYDGKKHFIFGEPRKLITQDLVKLKYLEYRQVPDSHPARYEFLWGPRSHAETSKMKILEFLAKINHIDPSAFQSRYDEALKDEEERAGAAAVLGDTTADTN